A single genomic interval of Eurosta solidaginis isolate ZX-2024a chromosome 3, ASM4086904v1, whole genome shotgun sequence harbors:
- the Obp59a gene encoding general odorant-binding protein 71, giving the protein MSKQTLVSKPGRIWLLLLLLLVTTCCSLKCRTDDGLSESELKRITRNCMRKVGEAMRPNSGGTSGSSSFYNSYGPLHKPSFGAQYGSNSRHDYNYDYNDNGQSYYDNYNNNNNNNNNNNYNHNNGDYDRGDRGDNRNVLKQRNRDRQQNNRDNSSSMSSGSSSSSSNGNKNNGRHENDNNNGGSTGGGNVNNAGSSSGGRNSGNGSGISNGGGNGANNQRNHNQNNSNNNNNNSKNNNNSSYETADSACIVHCFFEEMNMLNSDDYPDRYKVQYGLTREMRGRQLRNFYTETIQDCFHYMESQRRRDKCHYSRDLINCMAEYAKVNCDDWHEFNMVFN; this is encoded by the exons ATGTCAAAACAAACGCTAGTCTCTAAGCCTGGTCGCATCTGGTTGTTGCTGCTCCTGTTGCTGGTCACTACGTGCTGCTCATTGAAATGCCGCACGGACGATGGACTCTCAGAATCTGAGCTTAAACGTATTACGCGTAATTGCATGCGTAAGGTCGGTGAGGCCATGCGTCCAAACAGTGGAGGAACTTCAGGATCTTCCTCATTCTACAATAGCTATGGACCTCTACATAAACCGAGTTTTGGAGCACAGTATGGGAGTAATTCGCGTCATGATTATAATTACGACTATAATGATAACGGCCAGAGTTATTATGACaactataacaataacaataataataacaataataacaactatAACCATAATAATGGTGATTACGATCGCGGCGATCGCGGTGATAATCGAAATGTATTGAAGCAACGTAATCGAGATCGCCAACAAAATAATCGTGATAACAGCAGTTCCATGTCATCAGGCAGCTCCTCATCATCATCGAATGGCAACAAAAATAATGGACGACATGAAAATGATAATAACAATGGCGGAAGTACTGGTGGCGGAAATGTCAACAATGCTGGTAGTAGCAGTGGCGGGCGTAATTCAGGTAATGGTAGCGGAATTAGCAATGGAGGTGGCAATGGCGCTAATAACCAACGAAATCATAATCAGAATAActcaaacaacaataataacaatagcaaaaacaacaacaattcaaGCTATGAAACTGCAGATTCCGCTTGCATCGTACATTGTTTCTTCGAGGAAATGAATATG CTCAACTCGGATGATTATCCGGATCGTTATAAAGTGCAATATGGTCTTACGCGTGAGATGCGTGGTCGTCAACTACGTAACTTCTACACTGAAACTATACAAGATTGCTTTCATTATATGGAATCACAGCGTCGACGTGATAAATGTCACTACTCACGTGATCTCATCAACTGCATGGCTGAATATGCGAAGGTGAATTGTGATGATTGGCATGAATTTAATATGGTTTTTAATTGA